A window from Dioscorea cayenensis subsp. rotundata cultivar TDr96_F1 chromosome 10, TDr96_F1_v2_PseudoChromosome.rev07_lg8_w22 25.fasta, whole genome shotgun sequence encodes these proteins:
- the LOC120270196 gene encoding endochitinase EP3-like: protein MQFFSLLQALLIAGALSGLIGLLAEAQDCGCSSDLCCSQWGYCGSGNDFCGKGCKQGPCFGNNDGGDRVQDYGDGGGDDGEGGGDGGDGGGDGGGDGSGDGGGDGSGDGGGDGGDDGDGGEGGGDGGDGSGDGGGDGGDDGDGGDGGGDGSGDGGDGGDDGDGGDGNGDGNGDGGDDGDGGDGSGDGGDGGDGGGDGGDGGGDGGVGGGHGGGGGGHGGGGGGTVGDIVTPAFFDGIASKAGVGCAGKGFYTRNAFLSAAGSFPDFGTTGNNDVKKREIAAFFAQVTHETGHFCYIEEIAKRKYCQASHKYPCNPDKNYFGRGPLQLTWNYNYIPASQAIGFDGLNSPETVANDNVISFKAALWFWDVNGVHNAITSGQGFGATTRIINSHECDGKHPNQMNARVGYYKDYCKQLGVSPGDYLTCYLGR, encoded by the exons ATGCAGTTCTTTAGTCTCCTTCAAGCTCTTCTCATTGCCGGAGCTCTCTCCGGCCTCATCGGACTCTTGGCTGAAGCTCAAGACTGCGGCTGCAGCTCAGACCTGTGCTGCAGCCAGTGGGGTTACTGTGGCAGCGGCAACGACTTCTGCGGCAAAGGGTGTAAACAAGGGCCTTGCTTTGGCAATAATGACGGTGGAGACCGAGTTCAAGACTACGGAGACGGAGGTGGAGACGATGGAGAAGGTGGTGGAGACGGTGGAGACGGAGGTGGAGACGGAGGTGGAGACGGAAGTGGAGACGGAGGCGGAGACGGAAGTGGAGACGGAGGTGGAGACGGTGGAGACGATGGAGATGGTGGAGAGGGAGGTGGAGACGGTGGAGACGGAAGTGGAGACGGAGGTGGAGACGGTGGAGACGATGGAGATGGTGGAGACGGAGGTGGAGACGGAAGTGGAGACGGTGGAGACGGTGGAGATGATGGAGATGGTGGAGACGGAAACGGAGACGGAAACGGAGACGGTGGAGACGATGGAGATGGTGGAGATGGAAGTGGAGACGGTGGAGACGGAGGAGACGGAGGTGGAGACGGTGGAGACGGAGGTGGAGACGGTGGAGTCGGAGGTGGACACGGTGGAGGCGGAGGTGGACACGGTGGAGGCGGAGGTGGAACTGTTGGTGATATTGTAACTCCGGCTTTCTTTGACGGAATTGCTTCTAAGGCTGGGGTTGGTTGCGCCGGGAAGGGATTCTATACTCGCAATGCGTTCCTTTCTGCTGCTGGGTCGTTCCCGGACTTTGGCACCACCGGCAACAACGATGTCAAGAAGAGGGAAATCGCTGCTTTCTTCGCTCAAGTCACCCATGAGACTGGAC ATTTCTGCTACATTGAAGAAATAGCAAAGAGAAAGTATTGCCAGGCTAGCCATAAATATCCATGCAATCCTGATAAGAATTACTTCGGTCGTGGCCCACTTCAGCTGACTTGGAACTACAACTACATCCCGGCCAGCCAGGCTATCGGCTTCGACGGCCTGAACTCCCCGGAGACTGTTGCCAATGACAATGTCATATCCTTCAAGGCTGCTTTGTGGTTTTGGGATGTTAACGGGGTGCACAATGCCATAACTTCCGGCCAGGGCTTTGGAGCCACCACCAGAATTATCAATAGCCATGAGTGTGACGGCAAACACCCAAACCAAATGAATGCTCGTGTGGGGTACTATAAAGACTATTGCAAGCAGCTTGGTGTGTCTCCCGGAGATTATCTCACTTGTTATTTAGGACgttaa
- the LOC120269987 gene encoding uncharacterized CRM domain-containing protein At3g25440, chloroplastic isoform X3: MKRKKLKGKRAVVRWLKFFRWKKKKAFERMTAEEKILYKLKKARRKENRIVEALKKIEPADSSETTHDPEILTPEEHFHFLKMGHKSKNYVPVGRRGIFQGVILNMHLHWKKHQTLKVVVKTFTADEVREIAAELARLSGGIVLDIVEGNTIIMYRGRNYSQPPTEIMSPKVTLTRKKALDKSKHRDSLRAVRKFIPKLEQDLENLHTQMTASREAELCPVTNEETTEAVFDRLIAETQSEGIELRKTKVGDDELHESNEDSTMVRRSWSDSEDLSDIFSTDSDMDSEEKKMDKSPLFLDQFEKFPSENAACSESFEDHLRQIAASRKNNSSGKDVQFAELDEIDKIFLRAGSLLKRRK, translated from the exons atgaaaaggaagaagttaAAAGGAAAAAGGGCAGTTGTAAGGTGGTTGAAGTTCTTCagatggaagaagaaaaaggcgtTCGAAAGAATGACTGCAGAGGAGAAAATTCTTTATAAATTGAAGAAA GCCCGAAGAAAGGAAAATCGAATTGTTGAGGCATTGAAGAAAATTGAACCTGCCGATTCATCAGAAACTACCCATGATCCAGAAATACTTACACCAGAAGAGCATTTTCACTTCCTCAAGATGGGCCACAAAAGCAAGAACTATGTGCCGGTGGGAAGGCGTGGGATTTTCCAGGGTGTGATCCTAAATATGCATTTGCATTGGAAGAAACATCAAACCTTGAAGGTTGTAGTGAAGACATTCACTGCTGATGAAGTTCGTGAGATTGCTGCAGAATTGGCAAGATTAAGTGGTGGAATTGTGCTTGATATTGTTGAAGGGAATACAATTATCATGTACAGGGGAAGGAACTACTCACAACCACCAACAGAAATAATGTCACCAAAGGTTACACTTACAAGGAAGAAG GCACTAGACAAATCCAAGCATAGAGATTCACTTCGAGCAGTCCGAAAGTTCATACCAAAACTTGAGCAGGACCTTGAAAACCTTCATACGCAAATGACAGCATCAAGGGAAGCCGAACTTTGTCCTGTAACCAATGAAGAAACAACCGAAGCTGTTTTTGATAGACTAATTGCTGAAACTCAATCAGAAGGCATTGAACTTAGAAAGACAAAAGTTGGCGACGATGAGCTTCATGAATCTAATGAGGATTCAACAATGGTGCGAAGATCATGGTCAGATTCTGAAGACTTGTCTGATATTTTTTCAACTGACTCCGATATGGATTCGGAGGAAAAAAAGATGGATAAGTCTCCATTGTTCTTAGATCAATTTGAGAAGTTCCCATCAGAGAATGCCGCATGTTCAGAGAGTTTTGAAGATCATCTTCGGCAAATTGCTGCTTCTAGGAAAAATAATTCATCTGGAAAAGATGTACAATTTGCCGAACTCGATGAAATTGACAAGATTTTCTTAAGAGCTGGATCATTgttgaagagaagaaaatag
- the LOC120270198 gene encoding calmodulin-like protein 7, with the protein MDPMELRRVFQMFDRNGDGRITKQELSHSLCKLGIDIPDLELAAMIDKIDINGDGCVDVDEFGALYQTIMDERDEEEDEEEDMKEAFNVFDQNGDGFITVDELRSVLSSLGLKQGRTVEDCRRMIMKVDVDGDGMVNFKEFRQMMRGGGFSASLNE; encoded by the coding sequence ATGGATCCCATGGAGCTTCGCCGTGTTTTCCAAATGTTTGATCGGAATGGCGATGGCCGCATCACCAAACAAGAGCTCTCCCATTCCCTCTGCAAGCTCGGCATTGACATTCCCGACCTTGAGCTCGCTGCCATGATCGACAAGATCGACATCAACGGTGATGGCTGTGTCGATGTGGATGAATTTGGTGCATTGTACCAGACCATAATGGATGAGCgagatgaggaggaggatgaggaggaggacaTGAAGGAGGCATTCAATGTCTTCGACCAGAATGGCGATGGCTTCATCACCGTCGACGAGCTACGGTCAGTGCTCTCTTCTCTTGGACTCAAACAAGGCCGGACGGTGGAGGATTGCCGGAGAATGATCATGAAGGTGGATGTTGATGGTGATGGAATGGTGAACTTTAAGGAGTTCAGGCAAATGATGAGAGGTGGAGGCTTTTCAGCcagcttgaatgaatga
- the LOC120270576 gene encoding adrenodoxin-like protein 2, mitochondrial encodes MAIATLRRLPLHLSRTHSFTRTSFSSASAKVSDRIVKLLTIDPTGARREIVGLTGQTLLKALANAGLIEPASHRLEEIDACSAECEVHIAQEWLDKLPPPSYDEKYVLTRNSRNRVLNKHARLGCQVVLSHDLQGMVVSVPEPKPWDTP; translated from the coding sequence ATGGCGATCGCGACTCTCCGGCGTCTCCCTCTCCATCTCTCCCGTACCCATTCCTTCACCCGGACCTCTTTCTCCTCGGCGTCAGCGAAGGTCTCCGATCGCATCGTCAAGCTCCTCACCATTGACCCGACCGGCGCTCGCCGTGAGATCGTTGGTCTCACTGGTCAGACACTTCTCAAGGCCTTGGCCAACGCGGGTTTGATCGAGCCGGCGTCGCATCGGCTGGAAGAGATCGACGCTTGCTCAGCGGAGTGCGAGGTCCACATCGCGCAGGAGTGGCTCGACAAGCTCCCTCCACCGTCCTACGATGAGAAGTACGTGCTGACGAGGAATTCTAGGAACCGGGTGCTCAACAAGCATGCGAGGCTTGGGTGCCAGGTCGTGCTCTCGCATGACCTTCAAGGTATGGTCGTCTCTGTCCCTGAGCCAAAGCCCTGGGATACGCCATAG
- the LOC120269987 gene encoding uncharacterized CRM domain-containing protein At3g25440, chloroplastic isoform X1 yields the protein MASRLFSFQKLRRAPFFLLLRSISATARHFPSSFDSFGKIQNQRLGCELELFSSKVRYGWCYGFHTSQHLSNIDDDVVETQKSFGDQISVDDNGQPKMKRKKLKGKRAVVRWLKFFRWKKKKAFERMTAEEKILYKLKKARRKENRIVEALKKIEPADSSETTHDPEILTPEEHFHFLKMGHKSKNYVPVGRRGIFQGVILNMHLHWKKHQTLKVVVKTFTADEVREIAAELARLSGGIVLDIVEGNTIIMYRGRNYSQPPTEIMSPKVTLTRKKALDKSKHRDSLRAVRKFIPKLEQDLENLHTQMTASREAELCPVTNEETTEAVFDRLIAETQSEGIELRKTKVGDDELHESNEDSTMVRRSWSDSEDLSDIFSTDSDMDSEEKKMDKSPLFLDQFEKFPSENAACSESFEDHLRQIAASRKNNSSGKDVQFAELDEIDKIFLRAGSLLKRRK from the exons ATGGCAAGCAGGCTGTTCTCGTTCCAGAAGTTGAGAAGAGCTCCGTTTTTTCTTCTCCTCCGTTCCATCTCTGCAACTGCTCGCCATTTTCCGAG tagttttgattcttttggcaaaattcaaaatcaaagacTCGGTTGTGAGCTTGAGCTTTTCAGTAGTAAAGTGAGGTATGGATGGTGCTATGGTTTTCATACAAGCCAGCATCTTAGCAATATAGATGATGATGTGGTGGAGACTCAAAAGAGTTTTGGGGATCAAATATCTGTAGATGATAATGGCCAGccaaaaatgaaaaggaagaagttaAAAGGAAAAAGGGCAGTTGTAAGGTGGTTGAAGTTCTTCagatggaagaagaaaaaggcgtTCGAAAGAATGACTGCAGAGGAGAAAATTCTTTATAAATTGAAGAAA GCCCGAAGAAAGGAAAATCGAATTGTTGAGGCATTGAAGAAAATTGAACCTGCCGATTCATCAGAAACTACCCATGATCCAGAAATACTTACACCAGAAGAGCATTTTCACTTCCTCAAGATGGGCCACAAAAGCAAGAACTATGTGCCGGTGGGAAGGCGTGGGATTTTCCAGGGTGTGATCCTAAATATGCATTTGCATTGGAAGAAACATCAAACCTTGAAGGTTGTAGTGAAGACATTCACTGCTGATGAAGTTCGTGAGATTGCTGCAGAATTGGCAAGATTAAGTGGTGGAATTGTGCTTGATATTGTTGAAGGGAATACAATTATCATGTACAGGGGAAGGAACTACTCACAACCACCAACAGAAATAATGTCACCAAAGGTTACACTTACAAGGAAGAAG GCACTAGACAAATCCAAGCATAGAGATTCACTTCGAGCAGTCCGAAAGTTCATACCAAAACTTGAGCAGGACCTTGAAAACCTTCATACGCAAATGACAGCATCAAGGGAAGCCGAACTTTGTCCTGTAACCAATGAAGAAACAACCGAAGCTGTTTTTGATAGACTAATTGCTGAAACTCAATCAGAAGGCATTGAACTTAGAAAGACAAAAGTTGGCGACGATGAGCTTCATGAATCTAATGAGGATTCAACAATGGTGCGAAGATCATGGTCAGATTCTGAAGACTTGTCTGATATTTTTTCAACTGACTCCGATATGGATTCGGAGGAAAAAAAGATGGATAAGTCTCCATTGTTCTTAGATCAATTTGAGAAGTTCCCATCAGAGAATGCCGCATGTTCAGAGAGTTTTGAAGATCATCTTCGGCAAATTGCTGCTTCTAGGAAAAATAATTCATCTGGAAAAGATGTACAATTTGCCGAACTCGATGAAATTGACAAGATTTTCTTAAGAGCTGGATCATTgttgaagagaagaaaatag
- the LOC120270094 gene encoding acidic endochitinase-like codes for MQQFSLLQALLIAGALSGLLGRFIVAQNCGCSSDLCCSQYGYCGSGNEYCGEGCQQGPCFGNNGGGGGGGAVDDIVTTAFFDGIASQAADGCAGKGFYTRDAFLSAAVSFPDFGNTGSDDVKKREIAAFFAHATHETGHFCYIEEINGANNNYCQASQQYPCNPDKKYFGRGPLQLSWNYNYIPCGQAIGFDGLNSPETVANDKVKSFKSALWFWTDRGVHNAITSGQGFGATIRIINGALECDGHNPDQMNARVGYYQDYCNQLGVSPGDNLTC; via the exons ATGCAGCAGTTTAGTCTCCTTCAAGCTCTTCTCATCGCCGGAGCTCTCTCCGGTCTCCTCGGCCGCTTCATCGTAGCTCAAAACTGCGGCTGCAGCTCAGACCTGTGCTGCAGCCAGTACGGTTACTGTGGCAGCGGCAACGAGTACTGCGGCGAAGGGTGTCAACAAGGGCCTTGCTTTGGCAATAACGGCGGTGGGGGTGGAGGTGGAGCTGTTGATGATATTGTAACTACGGCGTTCTTTGACGGAATTGCGTCTCAGGCAGCGGACGGTTGTGCCGGGAAGGGATTCTATACTCGCGATGCGTTCCTTTCGGCTGCTGTGTCGTTCCCGGACTTTGGCAACACAGGCAGCGACGATGTCAAGAAGAGGGAGATCGCTGCTTTCTTCGCTCATGCCACCCATGAGACTGGAC ACTTCTGCTACATTGAAGAAATAAACGGAGCAAACAATAACTATTGCCAGGCCAGCCAACAATATCCATGCAATCCTGACAAGAAGTACTTCGGTCGTGGCCCACTTCAGTTGTCCTGGAACTACAACTACATCCCCTGCGGCCAGGCTATCGGTTTCGACGGCCTGAACTCGCCGGAGACGGTGGCCAATGACAAGGTCAAATCCTTCAAGAGTGCTTTGTGGTTTTGGACTGATAGAGGGGTGCATAATGCCATAACTTCCGGCCAGGGCTTTGGAGCCACCATCAGAATCATCAATGGAGCTCTTGAGTGTGACGGCCACAACCCAGACCAGATGAATGCTCGTGTGGGGTATTATCAAGACTATTGCAACCAGCTTGGTGTATCTCCTGGAGATAATCTCACTTGTTAA
- the LOC120269987 gene encoding uncharacterized CRM domain-containing protein At3g25440, chloroplastic isoform X2, whose translation MASRLFSFQKLRRAPFFLLLRSISATARHFPSFDSFGKIQNQRLGCELELFSSKVRYGWCYGFHTSQHLSNIDDDVVETQKSFGDQISVDDNGQPKMKRKKLKGKRAVVRWLKFFRWKKKKAFERMTAEEKILYKLKKARRKENRIVEALKKIEPADSSETTHDPEILTPEEHFHFLKMGHKSKNYVPVGRRGIFQGVILNMHLHWKKHQTLKVVVKTFTADEVREIAAELARLSGGIVLDIVEGNTIIMYRGRNYSQPPTEIMSPKVTLTRKKALDKSKHRDSLRAVRKFIPKLEQDLENLHTQMTASREAELCPVTNEETTEAVFDRLIAETQSEGIELRKTKVGDDELHESNEDSTMVRRSWSDSEDLSDIFSTDSDMDSEEKKMDKSPLFLDQFEKFPSENAACSESFEDHLRQIAASRKNNSSGKDVQFAELDEIDKIFLRAGSLLKRRK comes from the exons ATGGCAAGCAGGCTGTTCTCGTTCCAGAAGTTGAGAAGAGCTCCGTTTTTTCTTCTCCTCCGTTCCATCTCTGCAACTGCTCGCCATTTTCCGAG ttttgattcttttggcaaaattcaaaatcaaagacTCGGTTGTGAGCTTGAGCTTTTCAGTAGTAAAGTGAGGTATGGATGGTGCTATGGTTTTCATACAAGCCAGCATCTTAGCAATATAGATGATGATGTGGTGGAGACTCAAAAGAGTTTTGGGGATCAAATATCTGTAGATGATAATGGCCAGccaaaaatgaaaaggaagaagttaAAAGGAAAAAGGGCAGTTGTAAGGTGGTTGAAGTTCTTCagatggaagaagaaaaaggcgtTCGAAAGAATGACTGCAGAGGAGAAAATTCTTTATAAATTGAAGAAA GCCCGAAGAAAGGAAAATCGAATTGTTGAGGCATTGAAGAAAATTGAACCTGCCGATTCATCAGAAACTACCCATGATCCAGAAATACTTACACCAGAAGAGCATTTTCACTTCCTCAAGATGGGCCACAAAAGCAAGAACTATGTGCCGGTGGGAAGGCGTGGGATTTTCCAGGGTGTGATCCTAAATATGCATTTGCATTGGAAGAAACATCAAACCTTGAAGGTTGTAGTGAAGACATTCACTGCTGATGAAGTTCGTGAGATTGCTGCAGAATTGGCAAGATTAAGTGGTGGAATTGTGCTTGATATTGTTGAAGGGAATACAATTATCATGTACAGGGGAAGGAACTACTCACAACCACCAACAGAAATAATGTCACCAAAGGTTACACTTACAAGGAAGAAG GCACTAGACAAATCCAAGCATAGAGATTCACTTCGAGCAGTCCGAAAGTTCATACCAAAACTTGAGCAGGACCTTGAAAACCTTCATACGCAAATGACAGCATCAAGGGAAGCCGAACTTTGTCCTGTAACCAATGAAGAAACAACCGAAGCTGTTTTTGATAGACTAATTGCTGAAACTCAATCAGAAGGCATTGAACTTAGAAAGACAAAAGTTGGCGACGATGAGCTTCATGAATCTAATGAGGATTCAACAATGGTGCGAAGATCATGGTCAGATTCTGAAGACTTGTCTGATATTTTTTCAACTGACTCCGATATGGATTCGGAGGAAAAAAAGATGGATAAGTCTCCATTGTTCTTAGATCAATTTGAGAAGTTCCCATCAGAGAATGCCGCATGTTCAGAGAGTTTTGAAGATCATCTTCGGCAAATTGCTGCTTCTAGGAAAAATAATTCATCTGGAAAAGATGTACAATTTGCCGAACTCGATGAAATTGACAAGATTTTCTTAAGAGCTGGATCATTgttgaagagaagaaaatag
- the LOC120270197 gene encoding two-component response regulator ORR41-like, giving the protein MAEKKAQVVVLVVMVQLEEKTQMGTTSSFPNSPKHTTKPLGYRVKMKMAMGVRCRHRRGRAWRREGRRGSGVLSPVVRGPRDSCSIMISSARPRILLVDDAEINRVVVRRMAMELKIGMEEAENGKEAVDLLRSGKCYDLILMDKDMPVMDGHEATRQLRSLGVRSPIVALSGNGLPSDRDLFFQAGADEFQVKPLSKAQLVGLLARFGVLERDCS; this is encoded by the exons ATGGCAGAGAAGAAAGCTCAAGTAGTGGTACTGGTGGTGATGGTGCAGTTGGAGGAGAAGACTCAAATGGGAACCACATCTTCGTTTCCTAATTCTCCAAAGCATACCACTAAACCAT TGGGTTATAGAGTTAAGATGAAGATGGCGATGGGCGTGCGGTGTCGGCACCGCCGTGGACGTGCATGGAGGAGAGAAGGAAGGAGAGGAAGTGGGGTCTTGTCACCGGTGGTGAGAG GTCCTCGTGATTCGTGTTCTATCATGATCAGCTCTGCTCGCCCTAGGATTCTTCTTGTTGATGATGCAGAGATCAATAGG GTGGTGGTGAGGAGGATGGCCATGGAGTTGAAGATAGGAATGGAGGAAGCTGAGAATGGGAAGGAGGCTGTGGACTTGTTGAGAAGTGGGAAGTGTTATGATCTTATTCTTATGGATAAGGACATGCCTGTCATGGATGGTCATGAA GCAACAAGGCAGTTGAGGTCACTGGGAGTGAGAAGTCCTATAGTTGCATTGTCAGGGAATGGGTTGCCTTCTGATAGGGATCTCTTCTTTCAGGCTGGTGCTGATGAATTTCAAGTTAAG CCTCTTTCAAAGGCACAACTGGTGGGACTTCTTGCAAGGTTTGGAGTACTTGAAAGAGATTGCTCTTGA